The genome window AATTAACAGCACTGATATCTGTGATGAATGGTGTGAAGCGGAGACCACGACAATATTTAAAGCGACATCTTGCACTTAACAGGAATTTTTGTAGACTGAATGGGAAACATCTGTATCGGAATCAAATTTTTTCAAGGTCAAATTGACTTCATGGTCATGggcaaaaaaaacaaattaaagcCTCGGcagaatgttaaacttcctcaaGACTAATCTACATTGTCTTTAATGTGCTTAAACATTGAGAATCTAATGGTTATCAAATGTTTACAAGAGAAAAACAAAGTCAAAATTTAAGTGTAATGGAAGTGAAAATTGCCCGCTGTTCCTCATTTGGGGGTAATGAACCATTCTTTGGAATTGATTTGACAAAAGCTTTGATCCttaatttttaaatttgttcCTAAGTATCTATTtagtatatatatatttaaatgtttAGATCCCTGTCTCAGTTTTTTTAGCTAAATATAATTCTGGTGCAATTAATTTCACTTTCAAATGCCATTTTCTTTGTTTGTACCATTAGCTACAGAGAATAAATCTTGCCAAATAGAACACAAAGATAGAATGTGTATATTCGGGGTTTGGGGAAATAATGAAGCAAATATTAACTCAAGGCAGCTTTTCAGTGGGAAACTGTCTCAGTGAGTTGATGTCCCTCCTAGCAGAGGCAGCAAGGGGCCAGGGTGGTTTTATCTGGTCAACCAAACAGAAGGTTAGCCAATAATATCCTCTATCGAAACAACAAAAAGGTTTTATAATTCAAAATCTTGACACTACAATCGAGCATTTTTATACTTGCATGGGAGTAAATCAGATTAAGGTCATCATGCGAGATCCCACATTTCACTTTTGCATCATTCTTGTTGAGGGTGATGTTATTGTCTCTGAAAGGTCAAAAGCTGCGGCAAACAGCCAGACTTGGCAagttaattaaaataaatattttcattgCTTTGAGCTCGGACGCAGATTTCACCAAACCTGACTGAAAAATACATAATATGAACGGGAAATGTTACGGGAATGGATAATACAGGACTGAGTCTACATCCTCAACGTTACCTTCGTAAGGAAGCATTCAACAAAAGGCACATCCTTCTCCATAGTGGGAAAGAAAATGGGAATTAGCAAATGAATCATAGTCTCCACTTCCCTTCCCCGTGTGCTGCTAAACATGAACATTGTGCTTGTCTCCTGAATGTGTTTGGTACAAAATATTCTGACATCTAAGCCCTGAGGTAGACCATTGTGAAGATCAGAGAAATCACATACATAACCACTAAACTACTGCAGAAACAAAGAGGTTTGAGTTCATACATTGCTAGTGCACAAAAACACTTTAAATACTTGTAAAAACACTGATGGCATGTTTTCTCGGAACTAAATTGTTGTGTTTGAAGTACCATCTGTTACCGCGACGTGACAGAATGAGCTGGCTATTATCTTTAATCCTATTTTTTTTTCAGACTTTTCGAGGTCTCATGAATTAATCTATGTGTATCTGGATGCCACTTTTGACCGGTGATCCAATTGACAGAATACTTTAAGTGCCTGTACTGTAGGCTGGGCTGAGTCACGATAAGCTACATTTAACTAGTTAATGTGAGCAGCCATGTTTTGCCTGAAAGATTTCAAAAAGCGGAAGATGTGATTTTCAATTAAGCGTGCTTTTCATCAGATGTATCGTGTAAAATTATTTGAATGCGGATTAAAATAACTAAAACATATCGATCACCACTTGGAGTGTTAGGAAACAAGTTCAACTTGCACCCTATTGATCTCTATAACACTGCTATTGATTTCCGCAAGTACAGTATAACCTTTTGTAAAGCTTTGTCACTCTGCTAGGCACAATATCACATCCCTGGTGTATGTTTTTCAGACATTGTATAAATTCACAATAGGCAATTCAACATTTATAGATTCTGATATCATCAACACCAAAACTAATCATCAATAAAAACACATGGATGGCATAAATCACTTCCTTTGTATTTAGCTAACATTCTCATCTGTTTTAAGTATACATTTTTTTTTATGATCAAAGGATCTTTGGGCCCTGAGCTTAGAAGAGGTCCATAAGAAATAGCCATGGGTGCATATGTAAGCTTGTGAAATTTAGCTAGCAAACCTAATTCTTATTTTACAGTCGAATGGTACATGCTGCGGTTATTATTCTTACATCTTGATACAATCATGCACACTGATTCTATGCCTTAAAATTACAGTACAAGCCACTTTTACATTGACTTTATTGTTTCAGTTTGTGCCAACAAAAAATTATGGACACTTCTTCatcaaatatttaaaaaataacatCTATCTTGCTTGTACAGATTTACATTTAGTATGTACAGTACAGTCAGGACATCCAATACTTGCTGCATCTTTCTTTTGCACAGCAAAGAAATGATATTATATCTGATGACAAAACTATTTACAACGATAAAACACTGATTAAGAAATCACAACAGTGCAATATACAAACCACAGAGTGTAACAGGCAAGAATAAATTCTGTGACTCATCAAGGGATTGTAAACAAATACTTAATTTAAGACAAATAACCAGGGTATTTAACTGAATGTGAGAAACTGCATCCATTCCATAATGTGAAATGGCAAATGTAATGAATCCATTCTATACACTGATGGGAACTTATCCAATCAAATCTGATATCAATTGTAATGTAATATATATTGTTTCAGCTTATCTTAACACACTCTGATGAAGTTGCAATAGTGTAAAACAGATGATAACAAATTGGCACCCTGACTTACATCTCTCCAAATTTTGATTTCTATTGATTTTACAACCAATTTAAAGCTGATTCATTATTGGCCATCTTACACTATCAACCAGAGTCAACATTACCTCAACAATCTGTTATGGAGACGTTACATATTTTAGTAGCGTCAGTGTGACTCTCAGTCTCATCTGAAGTTCATCTAACCGCCATAGTGTACCTCTGTCACAATAAATTTGTGTTTCAGTCCAATAACTTTGACCACCGAAATAATTTTGTCGAGCCGTTAATCTAAATGGCAAAAGTTCCTAACAGTGCAGTAGTTATTTTTCACAGTGCTGACCCTTATGTTTAGATTGAGATACTATAATATAGAATATCTCATAGCTTTAGATTTATAATTGTTTGTATACAAAGCCTGTATAAGGTACCAGAGGTGTAGTCTTTCAAAAGGCATGATTTGGCTTACCTTTTGATGTTAAACTTTATTCTGGATTTCTCAAATCTACGTGGCTGGATTGGGTGAGAGGCTTTAATGTGTATAAACATTTTGTTCAGTCGACTAAAAGTGCATTTTACACCAAACATCTTTCAAGATATTTCAGAATTCCCATTTTAAATCAAATAAATAGCCTTTACTGGGACTCGCCAGTAGTCTCAAAACAAATTGTTTCCAAATAAGAAAAGCAAGAACATGCTTCTTAACGTATAACTTCTGTTTGTACCTGAGGGGAGCTTGAGATTTTGAAAACACAAGCCAGCAATTTCTTCCATCAGCACTTAAGGGAAAATAGATGAAAGACAAGTTCAAGACAAGAGAGGAAAtatgaaaaaaaaaaatccactaGTATTTTAAAAGGAGCAAACCATTATGAAAGGCAATAAAGTTAAACATGAAGAACTGAATAAAGAAGGAAACAAACTTGAAAAACAGAACTGATGGAAAATGAATTGAATTGTTGTTAAGAGTTTCTTCAACAAATAAGACCATTGCAAATGAAAATAGCAAAATGGCATAACACTGGGTAATAGCTACTATAAAGGCTCAAACATGATCTTTGGGGAAAAATTGGTTCGCGCCTGAATACAGACACAGGACATGTAGTGTGACTGTAACACAAGCTCCAAGAGGACAGCACAAGATTCACCTGTAATTAGTCCTTGGATCTCATTACCCACAAAACTAGCGATCTGCAAGTGACAATTGAGCATCATGATATGGCTCACCAGCCTGGGCCAGAGCAGGTCTGGCCAGCTCTACAGTCAGGAGCTGCTTTCCATTTGATCCAAGGTTGGAGCTGAAAAGGATGGGGCAAAGTGATGTGCTAGAAGCTCCCAGTACTGTTGTGGAGGAGTTACACTCCTGCTCCTCATTAAGGTAACTGAAAACAAGTTTGCTTGCCTTGACATTCGTGACCTGCATGGGTCCCTTCAAGGAGTGTTGCTTATGTAACAACAATTCAGCTAAAACTAAAGAACTTCCGCAGTTCAAACTCTGTCCAGTTTTTGAACAATTTCGGAACAGGATTATTAAACAAGCATAATGGCCTCTCAATATGCAAGGGCTAAGTCAGGCTTCAGATGGCTGCCAGGGACAGCAGAATATTGCCTTGCTCGATCTACTTCAGGCCCCTTGGATGTAGCCCCACAAAATGGGATTTTGAGAAACAGCAAAAGTGAGGCAGTTTTCACACCGAAGGACATTGAGAAGTTCTCAAAGTGAAGTGTGGTTGATCAGATTCACATGGTACATTCCCTGGTGTGGGTGCTTTGGAGAGATGTCTTTGCCATAGCTTGGCGTTATAAATTGTACAGTCAAGGCCAGCAATtgactctatccaagcctggtTGGACTTTTGATAACGGCGGCCCATTTAGTTCTATCCCAGTCACACCACAGAGACACTGCCCTGGTATAACACTGGTGGAACTTTGCTTCCCGTCCTTTTAAAAGCTGCACttgtgttgggttgggttgggggttggagaggggacggaagggggggggggggggggagattgatgCTAAAATGGTCAATAGCAGCCACGGTGCGAACAttgcagtgaggggggaaggaAGGAGCTGGTCAGCGTGTCCCAAGCGACAAATATCGCCACCTCCTCTTAGGGAGTTCATTGTAAACAGGGAACAAAACGCCTCGCACAAATCGCAACCTCCCCTTTACGCATTAAATCCCTCACTTAATGATTGAGAGAGAGCGAATTGAGTTGACATAAATGAGTGAGCCGGGAGGTGCCCTTGGTTAAAAGTCTGTTCTGTGCGTGTGGACCTTTCCTCAACTGCTCGCAGTTATTCTCCCTCTTTTAGCATCTGGTTAATGTGATGGTGAGGTTCTGGGTTAGGGGGGTGGGTGGTTACACCGACAGTCGGTGGTGTGAAGGGAGGCCGATTGCAAAGTAAACCTGAAGCAATTGTAGAGTTATCCCATTCCTTGCAAGTCCCCGTCCTCAGTGCCATCCATGGCGGGCACTGGCTCCTGGTCACTGGCCCCACTGCCCAAGGAGGACTCGCTGCTGGTACTCTCCCCGGACAGTAACCTGGTGACCCTCAGGTCGGCCCTCAGCGACTGGACGTCGTTGCCGATGCTCATCTCCCCGAGGTTGGTGATGATCTCGGACAGGTCTCGCTGCTGCTGGCTCCTGCCCGAGGGCTCGGCGCTCTCCAGGATGTCCTCGTACTCCAGGCTGAGCTCCAGCTcggctctctcctcctcctcctcgcccAGCAGGTCCTCGGTGATGGAGCCCAGCTTGGGGGCGCTGCGGCTCCTCTCCACCGGCGGCTTGTAGCTGCACTGGCCGTTCAGCAGCTTCCGCAGCGGCACCAGCGGGATGGTCTGCTCGCCGATCAGCCTCTGCTGCTGGTGCCGGGCGTCGTCCCGCCGCTTCAGCCGCTTGAACTCGGCCAGGGCGTTGCTGGAGGTCTGGTAGAGGAGCAGCGCCATGGCCTTCGCCTTCTCGGCTTTGGACACCAGCACGGCGTGGCAGCGCAGCATGACCGCCTTGTGCTTGAGTTCGTGCCGGTAGATCCAGGCGAAGATCCTGGGGGAGCTGGGCTCCGCCACGCAGTAGGTGATCCGGTGCAGGAGGTAGAGGTGGCCCGGTCTCTTCGCCTTGCCGTCCACATGGACCATGCGGATCCCCTGCGAGCTGATGGTCAGCTTCATCTTGGTGCCGTTCTTGCCCTGCTCGCTCTTGGACCAGATTTTGGTGACGGCCACCTCGGCGCAGCCTTCCCCTTTGGACTGGATGGTGGTGGCGTTGCCCAGGTACAGGACGGTGTAGGTGGGATCTTCCCCGGTGATCCTGATCTTCTTCCTCCTGGATTTGAACATGCTGCACACCCGGTTGAGGGCCCCCTCGGTCACCACGTCTGGACAGGCACGGGTGAAGGAAGTGATGGTGTTACAGTTCAGAGCCACCGAGTAACCCAGCTGTTTCGGCTGCTTCTTTTCGATCAAGtcaaatttatttttcttccagGGTAACATCGCTGAGACGGGTAAGATTTTAGACGGTTAAAATATTGGGGAAATCTGCGCAGCCCCCCGCCACCAATCTCCCCATCCTTGCCTCTGTCCGGGTCGCCCTGGGCTCACTGCCTCCAGTCCTCCTGTACTTCTCATGTTGCTGACACTGACTCGTGTTTAAGTTGATACAGTCCCGGGCTGAGAGATGTAAATATAGACTGGAGTGAACCATCCACTCACTGGAACGGGGAGGAGCCACACTGACTCACATATAGGAAGTTATCACAATGAAATATTCCcttagagagagaggacagaactCAGTTAACCAATTAAAACCCCTTAAACACTGTGAACATGACCTTGTGGACATTGTGGATTCCGTTGCCTTGTTTTCCCTCCCCAATGCATTACCTTCCATTTCACTGATCTGAGTTCCATTtgtcactgctctgcccatctaccCAGTTACTTGATATCACCCTCCACTCCACAGCTTTCTTTCTTACGATCAACTACACAGagttttgtattatctgcaaacctTCTTAATTATGTCCCTAAATCTAAATCACTGACCATGAAATAGAACTGGAGATCTTGCCCGGGACCCAAGACAAGAGGAAATGTTTGGATGGGGTTAGGATTAATTGGAATTTaaattgtcattttttaaaacaaaattgctgTAGTCCTAATCTGGGCTAAAACGGGGAGGTGGTTTTCATGCATTCAGACACCAGGTTGCACAGGAATGGGGAATGGGTTAAGAGTGGGGAAATACAGCTCAGTAGTGAGAAGCAGTGAGATGAACAAGTGAGCTGAGCTCGCCCGGAGCAGCAACAATCAAACGCTGCATCGCCGTAAACCATGCACGGGATGAGCCGTTTTCTTCCTGATCTCTTTCCAATGAGCTCTGCTGGAGATGAGATGTCAGCTCAAGAATTGTATCTGCACTGCCGCCTGCAGTCAGAAACTCTTGTCGGCAGCCGTCCCCCTCTGGTTCAAcaaacagtcatgatgtggagatgccggcgttggacagtaaCAGGCTGCCGGAGAACTCCCTGTCTGCGGAATCCCAATTTGAGTCACTGACTTCAGAGAAGAAGCGAAGTAAAGGGACCATCATTGACGCGACTATCACATAATGTGGCTTTGGAAGATTTGAGATGTATTAGACTGATAAGGTTTACGAAAAGTGGGAGCtcagtttaagtattagtgtcacaagtaggcttacattagcactgcaatgaagttgctgtgaacatcccatagtcgccacattcaggcgcctgttcgggtacactgagggagaatttagcatggccaatgcacctaaccagcacatctattggattgtgggaggaaacccgagcacctggaggaaatccacacagacacagggtgaccctgcacagtcacccaagctgggaattggacacgggtccctggcactgtgaggcaacagtgcttaccactgtgccaccgtgtcgcaatATTCTGCTTTCACGAATCTGGTTTTCAGACACAATGTTGTTCAGAAACAATGACAcaaacctcgctcgggcgaggctcataaaatcctgcccaaggccaatggagaattccgttctgcgagccgagGTGGGCATGGtgttaaaattccagccaatattacTTTTGTTGAATTCTCTCTTATCAGTTGCTTATTCCATGAAGATGCATGTAAAAGGGGGTTCATTACTCCTCTCCCTCGCTACTTCCTCAGATATATTTTTCAGATGTTCTTCAGAATTATTGATTAAATGTTTTGTGACAATATTCAGAAATTGGTGGCGACaaatcaattttatttttattgaacaaCATTTTGAACTGAACTATTTCTGCTGCAATCGAATGGCAGTAAACTCGCAGACAAATCTATAGCTCCATTGATGGCAACCTTCATTACAACATTGATCCTCTGATGAAGACATCTGTTCTTTTACTTCACACAAAATAGGAGAAAGCTAGCACAGGTTTGTTAGGAGAAAATTGTGTTTAGCTAACTAgcttgaatttttttaaatgaagtaacagggaaggttgatgagggtaatgctgctgatgtggtgtacatggacttccaaaaagcatttcatAAAAGTGACACacgacagacttgtgagcaaagttagagctcaagggataaaagggacagtagcaacattatTACAAAATTGGTTGAGTGACACGAAGCAGAGAGTAGTGGTTTGCAAATGTTTTTTGGACTGGTGGAGTGTTTGCAATGGTATCCCCCACTGATCCATGTTAGGATCCCCGTTCTTTGCCTCTTTGCCTTCCATAAACCAATTCAGGCTTTGTCCAATCCTGTTAATGCTTCCCACATGTTCTGTAATCACctggaccttggtgtacagggcacaatgtcAAAATTTGTGCATGACACAAAACTTTaaaatattgtgaactgtgaggaggatagtagaacttcaaaagaacatgaATAGGTTAGTGGGATGGCGAACaactagcagatggaatttaacacaaagaagtgcgaagtgattcattttggtaggaagaacaaagaaagacAATAGAATATGAAGGATACAGTTATAAAGAGAGTGCAGGAGCAAAAGATTTAT of Mustelus asterias chromosome 3, sMusAst1.hap1.1, whole genome shotgun sequence contains these proteins:
- the fam43a gene encoding protein FAM43A yields the protein MLPWKKNKFDLIEKKQPKQLGYSVALNCNTITSFTRACPDVVTEGALNRVCSMFKSRRKKIRITGEDPTYTVLYLGNATTIQSKGEGCAEVAVTKIWSKSEQGKNGTKMKLTISSQGIRMVHVDGKAKRPGHLYLLHRITYCVAEPSSPRIFAWIYRHELKHKAVMLRCHAVLVSKAEKAKAMALLLYQTSSNALAEFKRLKRRDDARHQQQRLIGEQTIPLVPLRKLLNGQCSYKPPVERSRSAPKLGSITEDLLGEEEEERAELELSLEYEDILESAEPSGRSQQQRDLSEIITNLGEMSIGNDVQSLRADLRVTRLLSGESTSSESSLGSGASDQEPVPAMDGTEDGDLQGMG